One stretch of Streptomyces sp. NBC_01363 DNA includes these proteins:
- the trpS gene encoding tryptophan--tRNA ligase has protein sequence MSIVTASPEQRTAELEARIRQAPDRFRVMTGDRPTGSLHLGHYFGTLHNRVRLQELGVDVFVIIADYQVLTDRDVADRLGEYMEGMLLDYLAVGIDPARSTVFNHSAVPALNQLMLPFLSLVSVAELNRNPTVKDEIAHSRQSAVSGLMFTYPVHQAADILFCKGNLVPVGQDQLPHLEVTRTVARRFNERYGAVFPEPDALLSDAPLLLGTDGTKMSKSRGNSVALGADADETARLIKGAKTDAERYITYDPESRPGVSSLVLLAALCLDRDPHAVAEEIGGGGAAALKRTVTEAVNSRMAPIRARRAEYARDMGYVRSVLRAGNERANEIAAATLDEVRGVMGGGL, from the coding sequence ATGAGCATCGTCACCGCATCGCCCGAGCAGCGCACCGCCGAACTGGAGGCGCGGATCCGGCAGGCGCCCGACCGGTTCCGGGTGATGACCGGGGACCGGCCCACCGGGTCGTTGCACCTCGGGCACTACTTCGGCACCCTCCACAACCGCGTCCGGCTCCAGGAGCTCGGGGTGGACGTCTTCGTGATCATCGCCGACTACCAGGTGCTCACCGATCGGGACGTCGCCGACCGGCTCGGCGAGTACATGGAGGGGATGCTGCTGGACTATCTGGCCGTCGGGATCGACCCGGCACGCTCGACGGTCTTCAACCACAGCGCCGTGCCCGCGCTCAACCAGCTGATGCTGCCGTTCCTGAGCCTGGTCTCCGTCGCCGAGCTGAACCGCAACCCCACCGTCAAGGACGAGATCGCGCACTCCCGGCAGTCGGCCGTCAGCGGGCTGATGTTCACGTACCCCGTGCACCAGGCCGCCGACATCCTTTTCTGCAAGGGGAACCTGGTGCCGGTCGGACAGGACCAGCTGCCGCACCTCGAAGTCACGCGGACCGTCGCCCGGCGCTTCAACGAGCGGTACGGGGCGGTCTTCCCGGAACCCGACGCGCTGCTCTCCGACGCGCCGCTCCTCCTCGGCACCGACGGCACCAAGATGAGTAAGAGCCGGGGCAACTCCGTCGCGCTGGGCGCCGACGCGGACGAGACCGCCCGGCTGATCAAGGGGGCGAAGACGGATGCCGAGCGCTACATCACGTACGACCCCGAGAGCCGGCCCGGGGTCTCCTCGCTGGTGCTGCTGGCGGCGCTCTGTCTGGACCGGGACCCGCACGCCGTGGCGGAGGAGATCGGTGGGGGTGGCGCGGCCGCCCTCAAGCGGACGGTGACCGAGGCCGTCAACAGCCGGATGGCGCCGATCCGGGCCCGGCGGGCGGAGTACGCGCGGGACATGGGGTACGTACGGTCGGTGCTCCGGGCCGGGAACGAGCGGGCCAACGAGATCGCGGCGGCGACGCTGGACGAGGTGCGGGGGGTGATGGGCGGCGGGCTCTAG
- a CDS encoding 3'-5' exonuclease: MDTAPELLNVIDIEATCWDGQPPPGAVSEIIEIGLTVVDLHAANGVSPARTELRARGRVARHRILVRPARSTVSAFCTELTGLTQAEVDTGVSFAEACRLLAAEHASGIRPWASWGDYDRNQFTRQCRATGTRYPFGHRHTNAKLPFTSAHGLRKRPGMAQALEVAGLPLEGRHHSGADDAWNIAALILEVAARGAWPEPTP, encoded by the coding sequence ATGGACACGGCCCCCGAACTCCTGAACGTGATCGACATCGAGGCGACGTGCTGGGACGGGCAACCGCCGCCCGGTGCGGTGAGCGAGATCATCGAGATCGGGCTGACCGTCGTCGACCTGCACGCGGCCAATGGGGTCTCCCCTGCTCGAACGGAGTTGAGAGCTCGGGGAAGGGTTGCCCGCCACCGGATCCTGGTCCGGCCCGCCCGGTCCACGGTCAGCGCCTTCTGCACCGAGCTGACCGGCCTCACCCAGGCCGAGGTGGACACGGGCGTCTCCTTCGCCGAGGCCTGCCGCCTGCTCGCCGCCGAGCACGCGTCGGGCATACGTCCCTGGGCCAGCTGGGGCGACTACGACCGCAACCAGTTCACCCGCCAGTGCCGGGCCACCGGAACCCGCTATCCGTTCGGCCACCGCCACACCAACGCCAAGCTCCCCTTCACCTCCGCCCACGGCCTGCGCAAGCGCCCCGGCATGGCCCAGGCCCTGGAGGTGGCGGGCCTCCCTCTGGAGGGCCGCCACCACAGCGGCGCGGACGACGCCTGGAACATCGCGGCGTTGATCCTGGAGGTGGCGGCCCGGGGCGCCTGGCCGGAACCCACCCCCTGA
- a CDS encoding DNA repair ATPase translates to MDTDTTTAAPTGGPVDAGTYDVLRRRLGDRAAELARRAKELNTRRTEEFGSTELRLTGTEQIRTERAAVPRDLVAVGGRLLFGFERGPGAADPAEVADVLALYEPELGSPVADGPLADESFVREFTGLHRYYRDARLLRLRRVDGKLLAVFRTGESADGIRVLRWALGPDGSPGAFLDARGDRDHVFPPSHDFTWTVAGRESHVLGRHPHIAVGGDGADAAVLFVDTLGGTLTVKTVNDTDTPDGIYEEPVAEPLQSLADAEVEHATIGPLVLLRVRPYNEESWRYLVFNSLLGTVLRLDGIGPACHRLPEDQGIIFPGGYYLTTGNAKTFDIAEPLTDPVFEGAVRSPNGEDVLYVFRSPDDGRGLLLPYNLIRQEVATPLQGRGHALLDDGTLVLLRTTATGDEPARVHPLQRWRTPYVSDTHAASRPAGTGPLARVGNADLVRGISDCLALAHSAAETTATAAVYAQLVTDCTRATDRYHWLTDSELGALAVPLAELKATAQQVLTEFETVRELTRQAAEALDGAADRITALVRRIRGEAPRSAAAWVAQLTELRRAHGHLATLSEMRYADTGRIAELSAATAADLESAAQRAVAFLGRDDAFSGYHEDTAGLTAEASALATVADAAALGERLNGMTEGLSTVTDVVAGLDIGDTTVRTSILERIAEVLGGVNRARATLEARRRELLDHEGRAEFAAEFALLGQAVTGAIAASDTPDACDEQLARLLIQLENLESRFAEFDDFLAELAERRTEVYEAFSARKQTLQDARARRAERLADSAARVLETVSRRLSALPDLDAVHTYFASDPMVAKIRRTAKELRGLGDPVRAEELDGQLLAARQEAGRALRDRSELYADGGATIRLGRHRFAVNTQPFDLTLVPHGDRLAFALTGTDYRSPVTDPEFEATRPYWEQTLPSESPRVYRGEHLAARLLDERGADSLAALDPAELAALVRESAAAAYDEGHQRGVHDEDATAILTALLRLHSGAGLLRCPPAVRASAQLFWAYGTDEARRASWTRRALSLARARETFGLAPAVDALQEEWAAVIPGDDPSAVAAYLFEELTSGPAGFVTSANARTFLDKFRRTTGTSAYDEDLAALRDDLPARRQLVEGWLSSYAAASGTVIDADDLAEAVAVELCPEPVLDRYDCEAPLTARVDGLLGTHPRIDRGTLTVRLDELLARTAGFRTVAVPGFRAYQRRRTALVNAERTRLRLDDHRPRVMSAFVRNRLLDEVYLPLIGDSLAKQLGTADADRRTDSQGLLLLVSPPGYGKTTLMEYVADRLGLVLVKISGPNLGHDVTSLDPAQARTATARQEIEKINFALESGNNTLLYLDDIQHTSPELLQKFIPLCDATRRIEGVRDGEPRSHDLRGKRFAVCMAGNPYTESGERFRIPDMLANRADVWNLGEVLSGREDVFALSFVENALTANPVLAPLAGRSRDDLVRFVRLASHTAPAPGADRLDHPYTPAEVDRIVAVLRHLLTARDTVLAVNAAYIASAAQTDATRTEPPFRLQGSYRNMNKIAERIVPVMNDAELSAVIDDHYAGEAQTLTSGAESNLLKLAALRGRLSTEQSARWSAITASYVRTQALGGPDGDPMTRAVAALGLLADRIAAVESAIVRVADPRHLLTNPQARHAAPPPAGPTEDR, encoded by the coding sequence ATGGACACCGACACCACGACCGCAGCGCCCACCGGCGGCCCCGTGGACGCGGGGACGTACGACGTGCTGCGCCGCCGGCTCGGCGATAGGGCCGCCGAGCTCGCGCGCCGCGCCAAGGAGCTCAACACGCGGCGCACCGAGGAGTTCGGCTCGACCGAGCTCCGGCTCACCGGCACCGAGCAGATCCGCACCGAGCGCGCGGCCGTGCCCCGCGACCTGGTGGCCGTCGGCGGACGGCTGCTGTTCGGCTTCGAACGGGGCCCCGGGGCGGCGGATCCGGCCGAGGTGGCCGACGTACTCGCCCTGTACGAGCCGGAGTTGGGGTCGCCCGTCGCGGACGGGCCGCTGGCCGACGAGAGCTTCGTACGCGAGTTCACGGGGCTGCACCGCTACTACCGCGACGCCCGGCTGCTGCGGCTGCGCCGGGTGGACGGAAAGCTGCTCGCCGTCTTCCGTACCGGCGAGAGCGCGGACGGCATCCGGGTGCTCCGCTGGGCGCTCGGCCCGGACGGTTCGCCGGGCGCGTTCCTGGACGCACGCGGCGACCGCGACCATGTCTTCCCGCCGTCGCACGACTTCACCTGGACCGTCGCGGGGCGCGAGTCGCACGTCCTCGGCCGGCACCCGCACATCGCGGTGGGCGGGGACGGCGCGGACGCCGCCGTGCTCTTCGTCGACACGCTCGGCGGCACCCTCACCGTCAAGACGGTGAACGACACCGACACTCCCGACGGGATCTACGAGGAGCCGGTCGCCGAACCCCTCCAGTCGCTCGCCGACGCGGAGGTCGAGCACGCCACGATCGGACCGCTGGTCCTGCTCCGGGTCCGCCCGTACAACGAGGAGTCCTGGCGGTACCTGGTCTTCAACTCGCTGCTCGGGACCGTTCTGCGCCTGGACGGCATCGGGCCGGCCTGCCACCGGCTCCCGGAGGACCAGGGGATCATCTTCCCCGGCGGCTACTACCTCACCACCGGCAACGCCAAGACCTTCGACATCGCCGAGCCGCTCACCGACCCCGTCTTCGAGGGCGCCGTCCGTTCCCCGAACGGCGAGGACGTCCTCTACGTCTTCCGCTCCCCCGACGACGGCCGCGGCCTGCTCCTGCCCTACAACCTGATCCGGCAGGAGGTCGCCACCCCGCTCCAGGGCCGCGGCCACGCCCTGCTCGACGACGGCACGCTCGTCCTGCTGCGCACCACCGCCACCGGCGACGAACCGGCCCGGGTCCACCCCCTGCAGCGCTGGCGGACCCCGTACGTCTCCGACACCCACGCGGCCTCCCGCCCCGCCGGGACGGGCCCGCTGGCCCGGGTCGGCAACGCCGATCTGGTGCGCGGGATCTCCGACTGCCTGGCGCTGGCGCACAGCGCCGCCGAGACGACCGCGACCGCCGCCGTGTACGCGCAACTGGTCACGGACTGCACCCGCGCCACCGACCGCTACCACTGGCTCACCGACTCCGAACTCGGCGCGCTCGCGGTCCCGTTGGCGGAGCTCAAGGCCACTGCCCAGCAGGTCCTGACCGAGTTCGAGACGGTGCGGGAGCTGACCCGGCAGGCCGCCGAAGCACTCGACGGGGCGGCGGACCGGATCACCGCGCTCGTCCGCCGCATCCGCGGCGAGGCCCCGCGCTCGGCCGCCGCCTGGGTGGCCCAGTTGACCGAACTGCGCCGCGCCCACGGCCACTTGGCGACCCTCTCCGAGATGCGGTACGCGGACACCGGGCGGATCGCCGAACTCTCCGCCGCGACGGCCGCCGACCTGGAATCGGCCGCGCAGCGCGCCGTCGCCTTCCTCGGCCGGGACGACGCCTTCAGCGGCTACCACGAGGACACCGCCGGCCTCACCGCCGAGGCGTCCGCGCTCGCCACCGTCGCGGACGCGGCGGCGCTCGGCGAGCGGCTGAACGGGATGACGGAGGGCCTGAGCACCGTCACGGATGTCGTCGCCGGTCTCGACATCGGGGACACGACGGTCCGTACGTCGATCCTGGAGCGGATCGCCGAGGTCCTCGGCGGGGTCAACCGGGCCCGCGCCACGCTCGAAGCACGCCGCCGCGAACTCCTCGACCACGAGGGCCGCGCCGAGTTCGCCGCCGAGTTCGCCCTGCTCGGGCAGGCCGTCACCGGGGCCATCGCCGCCTCGGACACCCCCGACGCCTGCGACGAACAACTGGCCCGGCTGCTGATCCAGTTGGAGAACCTGGAGTCGCGGTTCGCCGAGTTCGACGACTTCCTCGCCGAGCTGGCCGAGCGCCGTACGGAGGTGTACGAGGCGTTCTCGGCCCGCAAGCAGACCCTGCAGGACGCCCGCGCCCGGCGCGCCGAGCGGCTGGCGGATTCGGCGGCCCGGGTCCTGGAGACCGTCTCGCGGCGGCTGTCCGCCCTGCCCGACCTGGACGCCGTCCACACCTACTTCGCCTCCGACCCGATGGTCGCCAAGATCCGCCGCACCGCCAAGGAGCTGCGCGGACTCGGTGATCCGGTGCGCGCCGAGGAGCTCGATGGGCAGCTGCTGGCCGCCCGCCAGGAGGCCGGTCGGGCGCTGCGCGACCGCAGCGAGCTGTACGCGGACGGCGGCGCCACGATCCGGCTGGGACGGCACCGGTTCGCCGTGAACACCCAGCCCTTCGACCTGACGCTCGTCCCGCACGGGGACCGGCTCGCGTTCGCCCTCACCGGCACGGACTACCGCTCCCCGGTCACCGACCCGGAGTTCGAGGCGACCCGCCCGTACTGGGAGCAGACCCTCCCCTCCGAGTCCCCTCGGGTCTACCGGGGCGAACACCTGGCCGCCCGGCTCCTCGACGAGCGGGGCGCGGACTCCCTCGCCGCCCTCGACCCGGCCGAACTCGCCGCCCTGGTACGGGAGTCGGCCGCAGCCGCGTACGACGAGGGTCATCAGCGCGGCGTCCACGACGAGGACGCCACCGCGATCCTCACCGCCCTGCTGCGGCTGCACTCCGGGGCCGGCCTGCTGCGCTGCCCGCCCGCCGTACGGGCGTCGGCCCAGCTCTTCTGGGCGTACGGCACGGACGAGGCCCGGCGCGCCTCATGGACCCGGCGGGCGCTCTCGCTGGCCCGCGCCCGCGAGACCTTCGGCCTCGCCCCGGCGGTCGACGCCCTTCAGGAGGAGTGGGCGGCCGTCATCCCGGGCGACGACCCGTCCGCCGTCGCCGCATACCTCTTCGAGGAGCTGACGAGCGGCCCGGCCGGATTCGTGACCAGCGCCAACGCCCGCACCTTCCTGGACAAGTTCCGCCGTACGACCGGGACTTCGGCGTACGACGAGGATCTCGCCGCGCTCCGCGACGACCTGCCGGCCCGCCGCCAGCTCGTCGAGGGCTGGCTCTCCTCGTACGCCGCCGCGAGCGGCACCGTGATCGACGCGGACGATCTCGCGGAGGCCGTCGCCGTGGAGCTCTGCCCGGAGCCGGTGCTCGACCGGTACGACTGCGAGGCCCCGCTGACCGCGCGGGTGGACGGCCTGCTCGGCACCCACCCGCGCATCGACCGGGGCACGCTGACCGTCCGGCTCGACGAACTCCTCGCCCGCACCGCCGGGTTCCGCACCGTGGCCGTTCCCGGGTTCCGCGCCTACCAGCGCCGGCGCACCGCGCTGGTGAACGCCGAGCGGACCCGGCTGCGGCTGGACGACCACCGGCCGCGCGTCATGTCGGCGTTCGTCCGCAACCGGCTGCTGGACGAGGTGTATCTGCCGCTGATCGGCGACAGCCTCGCCAAGCAGCTCGGCACCGCCGACGCCGACCGGCGCACCGACTCGCAGGGCCTGCTGCTGCTCGTGTCGCCGCCCGGCTACGGCAAGACGACGCTCATGGAGTACGTCGCCGACCGGCTCGGCCTGGTCCTCGTCAAGATCAGCGGACCGAACCTCGGCCACGACGTGACCTCGCTCGACCCGGCCCAGGCCCGCACCGCGACCGCCCGCCAGGAGATCGAGAAGATCAACTTCGCGCTGGAGTCCGGCAACAACACACTCCTCTACCTCGACGACATCCAGCACACCTCACCGGAACTGCTCCAGAAGTTCATCCCGCTCTGCGACGCCACCCGCCGCATCGAGGGCGTGCGGGACGGCGAACCGCGCAGCCACGACCTGCGGGGCAAGCGCTTCGCGGTGTGCATGGCGGGCAATCCGTACACGGAGTCGGGCGAGCGGTTCCGCATCCCCGACATGCTCGCCAACCGGGCCGACGTCTGGAACCTCGGCGAGGTGCTGAGCGGCCGCGAGGACGTCTTCGCGCTGAGCTTCGTCGAGAACGCGCTGACCGCCAACCCGGTGCTGGCCCCGCTCGCCGGCCGTTCCCGCGACGACCTCGTCCGGTTCGTACGCCTCGCCTCCCACACCGCCCCGGCGCCCGGCGCGGACCGGCTGGACCACCCGTACACCCCCGCCGAGGTGGACCGGATCGTCGCGGTCCTGCGCCATCTGCTGACCGCCCGGGACACGGTGCTCGCCGTGAACGCCGCGTACATCGCCTCGGCGGCGCAGACGGACGCGACGCGCACCGAGCCGCCGTTCCGGCTCCAGGGCTCGTACCGCAACATGAACAAGATCGCCGAGCGGATCGTGCCGGTGATGAACGACGCGGAACTGTCCGCCGTCATCGACGACCACTACGCGGGCGAGGCCCAGACGCTGACGAGCGGCGCGGAGTCGAACCTGCTGAAGCTCGCCGCGCTGCGCGGCCGGCTCAGCACCGAACAGTCCGCGCGCTGGTCCGCGATCACCGCCTCCTACGTCCGCACACAGGCGCTGGGCGGCCCGGACGGCGACCCCATGACCCGGGCCGTCGCCGCGCTGGGGCTGCTCGCGGACCGGATCGCGGCGGTCGAGTCGGCGATCGTCCGGGTCGCGGACCCGCGCCATCTGCTCACCAACCCGCAGGCCCGGCACGCGGCGCCCCCGCCCGCCGGGCCGACGGAAGACCGCTGA
- a CDS encoding NAD(P)-binding protein produces the protein MLGHVPPLPQQPQRSPFSGHMVVCGDDALARRLAVELRYVYGERVTLVLPPGRDARRPELPLTGRGLAGLFGRMSSAVIRNGGGQGGADALGDDTNAGVEAVRILEAPEPSDEAFEEAGVESASALALVYDDDERNIRAALTARRLNPRLRLVIRLYNRKLGQHLETLLDQAAAVATPGLDRTALDASTTVLSDADTAAPALAATVLTGSSKVIQAEGLLLRAAERTPPGGGQIADPGLCTLALLSSTTHDPAGTEGSDSSGDEGPRLLPDERQVAAATGRGTIVLEAVSQAGPPGPTPRMGGRGAPLGQVFSRRLRWSALGVGLAVLALAVASTLTTGDNPLHATYLTLLDLFAMGDPAIGDPTARQIIQLLSGVAGLMLLPLLVAGVLEAFGSLRTASSLRRPPRGLSGHVVLLGLGKIGTRVLVRLRELGIPVVCVENDPDARGIPVARRLHVPVVLGDVTQEGVLEAAKIQRSRALLALTSADTTNLEAALYARSVKPDLRVALRLYDDEFATAVYRTLRTAHPQAVTRSRSVSHLAAPAFAVAMMGRQILGAIPVERKVMLFAAVEVAGHPQLEGRTVEQAFRAGAWRVLALDATPPGDRRPDLAFSESATPDRPSGLVWDLHPGYVLRPEDRVVIAATRRGLAELLRRRRPVAPRV, from the coding sequence ATGCTGGGTCACGTGCCCCCACTTCCCCAGCAGCCCCAACGTTCCCCGTTCAGCGGACACATGGTCGTCTGCGGCGACGACGCACTGGCCAGGCGGCTCGCCGTCGAACTGCGCTATGTGTACGGGGAGCGGGTCACCCTCGTCCTGCCGCCCGGACGTGACGCCCGCCGACCGGAACTGCCGCTGACCGGAAGGGGTTTGGCGGGCCTGTTCGGCCGCATGTCGTCGGCGGTGATCCGCAACGGCGGCGGCCAGGGCGGGGCCGACGCGCTCGGCGACGACACCAACGCCGGGGTCGAGGCGGTCCGCATCCTGGAGGCGCCGGAGCCGTCCGACGAGGCCTTCGAGGAGGCGGGCGTCGAATCGGCCTCCGCGCTGGCGCTGGTCTACGACGACGACGAGCGCAACATCCGCGCCGCGCTGACCGCCCGCCGCCTCAACCCCCGCCTCCGGCTGGTCATCCGGCTCTACAACCGCAAGCTGGGCCAGCACCTGGAGACCCTGCTCGACCAGGCCGCGGCGGTCGCCACTCCCGGCCTGGACCGGACCGCGCTGGACGCCTCCACCACCGTCCTCTCCGACGCCGACACCGCGGCCCCCGCCCTCGCGGCGACCGTCCTCACCGGCTCCAGCAAGGTCATCCAGGCGGAGGGCCTGCTGCTGCGCGCCGCCGAACGCACCCCGCCCGGGGGCGGCCAGATCGCCGACCCCGGCCTGTGCACCCTCGCCCTGCTCTCCTCCACCACCCATGACCCGGCGGGCACCGAGGGCTCCGACAGCAGCGGCGACGAGGGGCCCCGGCTGCTGCCCGACGAACGGCAGGTGGCGGCGGCGACGGGGCGCGGCACGATCGTCCTGGAAGCGGTCAGCCAGGCCGGCCCGCCCGGTCCGACACCACGGATGGGCGGCCGGGGCGCACCGCTCGGCCAGGTCTTCTCACGGCGGCTGCGCTGGTCGGCGCTGGGCGTCGGCCTGGCCGTCCTGGCCCTCGCCGTCGCCTCCACGCTCACCACCGGCGACAATCCGCTGCACGCCACCTACCTCACCCTGCTCGACCTGTTCGCGATGGGCGACCCGGCGATCGGCGATCCGACGGCCCGCCAGATCATCCAACTCCTCTCCGGTGTCGCCGGGTTGATGCTGCTCCCCCTCCTCGTGGCCGGCGTCCTGGAAGCCTTCGGCTCGCTCCGCACGGCATCCTCGCTGCGCCGCCCGCCACGCGGCCTGTCCGGCCATGTGGTGCTGCTCGGCCTCGGCAAGATCGGTACACGCGTCCTCGTCCGGCTGCGCGAACTCGGCATCCCCGTGGTGTGCGTGGAGAACGACCCGGACGCGCGCGGCATCCCGGTGGCCCGGCGGCTGCACGTACCGGTGGTCCTCGGCGACGTCACGCAGGAGGGCGTCCTGGAGGCGGCGAAGATCCAGCGTTCCCGCGCCCTCCTCGCCCTGACCAGCGCCGACACCACCAACCTGGAGGCGGCCCTCTACGCCCGCTCGGTCAAGCCGGACCTGCGGGTGGCGCTGCGCCTGTACGACGACGAGTTCGCCACCGCCGTCTACCGCACCCTGCGCACCGCCCACCCCCAGGCCGTGACCCGCTCCCGCTCCGTCTCCCATCTGGCCGCCCCGGCCTTCGCGGTCGCCATGATGGGCCGGCAGATCCTGGGTGCGATCCCGGTCGAGCGGAAGGTGATGCTCTTCGCGGCGGTCGAGGTGGCGGGCCATCCGCAACTGGAGGGCCGCACGGTGGAGCAGGCGTTCCGGGCGGGCGCCTGGCGGGTCCTCGCCCTGGACGCCACCCCGCCCGGCGACCGCCGCCCGGACCTGGCCTTCTCCGAATCGGCCACCCCGGACCGCCCGTCCGGCCTGGTGTGGGACCTGCACCCCGGGTACGTACTGCGCCCCGAGGACCGCGTGGTGATCGCCGCGACCCGCCGGGGCCTGGCCGAACTCCTGCGCAGACGCCGCCCGGTGGCCCCGAGGGTGTGA
- a CDS encoding flotillin family protein: MDAITLGFGVLVAVVLLIAVALLLVVSRLFRKVEQGKALIISKTKKVDVTFTGAVVLPVLHKAETMDISVKTIEIRRTGREGLICQDNIRADIHINFFVRVNKTVEDVIKVAQSIGTERASDKVAIQEFFGAKFAEALKTVGKQLDFVDLYTKREEFRDRIIRVIGTDLNGYHLDDAAIDFLEQTPMTQLDGANILDAQGIRKITELTAIEHVRTNEFQRTEQKEITRQDVDARETILELERRQAEAEIKQRREVETLRAREEAVTAKVQEEERLGAQTAFIRTEEQLGIQRENQAREIAVAQKNRERVIAVENERIEKDRLIEVIGRERQTELNRIAATKEVEAERREVADVIRERIAVDRTVAEQEESIKTLRAVEESERTRKSVIIAAEAEAQEKLVKDIKAAEAAEAAATHLAAEQLTLAEARLKTADLDAQAKLRLAEGIQAESAAPGLAEIQVREAEADVIEKAGLAEAEATSARLKAEAEGARLKALATAEGTQAQATADAAVIGEKLKAEAAGLTEKAAAMAALDDASRGHEEYRLRLAAEKEIRLAGLDVQRQVAEAQATVLATGLENADIDIVGGESVFFDRLVSSISMGKSLDGFVENSDTAKALAGPWLNGTSSFTDDLTRVLGSVSTGDVQNLTVSALLMRMMRAPGAGVAPGQIQQLLSAANELGLADLPVSAMAGADVPAVTGAADASAVPVSRNGSTPVAQAL; this comes from the coding sequence ATGGATGCCATCACCCTGGGCTTCGGTGTGCTCGTAGCCGTTGTCCTGCTCATCGCCGTCGCCCTGCTCCTCGTCGTCAGCCGGCTCTTCCGCAAGGTCGAGCAGGGCAAGGCGCTGATCATTTCCAAGACCAAGAAGGTCGATGTCACCTTCACCGGGGCCGTCGTCCTGCCGGTGCTGCACAAGGCCGAGACCATGGACATCTCGGTGAAGACCATCGAGATCCGCCGCACCGGGCGCGAGGGCCTGATCTGCCAGGACAACATCCGCGCCGACATCCACATCAACTTCTTCGTGCGGGTCAACAAGACCGTCGAGGACGTCATCAAGGTCGCCCAGTCCATCGGTACGGAGCGGGCCAGCGACAAGGTGGCGATCCAGGAGTTCTTCGGCGCGAAGTTCGCCGAGGCGCTCAAGACCGTCGGCAAGCAGCTGGACTTCGTCGATCTCTACACCAAGCGCGAGGAGTTCCGGGACCGGATCATCCGGGTCATCGGCACGGACCTGAACGGCTACCACCTCGACGACGCGGCGATCGACTTCCTTGAGCAGACGCCGATGACGCAGCTCGACGGCGCCAACATCCTCGACGCGCAGGGCATCCGCAAGATCACCGAGCTGACGGCGATCGAGCACGTGCGCACCAACGAGTTCCAGCGCACCGAGCAGAAGGAGATCACCCGGCAGGACGTCGACGCCCGCGAGACCATCCTGGAGCTGGAGCGCCGGCAGGCCGAGGCCGAGATCAAGCAGCGCCGCGAGGTCGAGACGCTGCGGGCCCGCGAGGAGGCCGTCACCGCCAAGGTCCAGGAGGAGGAACGGCTGGGCGCCCAGACCGCGTTCATCCGTACCGAGGAGCAGCTCGGCATCCAGCGCGAGAACCAGGCCCGGGAGATCGCCGTCGCGCAGAAGAACCGTGAGCGGGTCATCGCGGTGGAGAACGAGCGCATCGAGAAGGACCGGCTGATCGAGGTCATCGGGCGCGAGCGGCAGACCGAGCTGAATCGGATCGCCGCGACGAAGGAGGTCGAGGCCGAGCGCCGCGAGGTCGCCGATGTGATCCGGGAGCGGATCGCGGTGGACCGTACGGTCGCCGAGCAGGAGGAGTCCATCAAGACGCTGCGGGCCGTCGAGGAGTCGGAGCGCACCCGCAAGTCGGTCATCATCGCCGCCGAGGCCGAGGCCCAGGAGAAGCTGGTCAAGGACATCAAGGCCGCCGAGGCGGCCGAGGCCGCGGCCACCCACCTGGCCGCCGAGCAGCTGACGCTCGCCGAGGCCCGGCTGAAGACCGCGGACCTGGACGCCCAGGCGAAGCTGCGGCTGGCCGAGGGCATCCAGGCGGAGTCCGCGGCGCCCGGCCTCGCGGAGATCCAGGTGCGTGAGGCGGAGGCCGATGTCATCGAGAAGGCCGGTCTCGCCGAGGCCGAGGCCACGTCCGCCCGGCTCAAGGCCGAGGCGGAGGGCGCCAGGCTCAAGGCGCTCGCGACGGCGGAGGGCACCCAGGCCCAGGCGACGGCCGACGCGGCGGTGATCGGCGAGAAGCTGAAGGCCGAGGCGGCGGGCCTGACCGAGAAGGCGGCGGCGATGGCGGCGCTGGACGACGCCTCGCGCGGGCACGAGGAGTACCGGCTGCGGCTCGCCGCGGAGAAGGAGATCCGGCTGGCCGGCCTCGATGTGCAGCGGCAGGTGGCCGAGGCGCAGGCGACGGTGCTGGCCACCGGCCTGGAGAACGCCGACATCGACATCGTCGGCGGGGAGTCGGTCTTCTTCGACCGGCTGGTCTCGTCCATCTCCATGGGCAAGAGCCTCGACGGGTTCGTGGAGAACTCGGACACCGCGAAGGCCCTCGCGGGTCCTTGGCTGAACGGCACGTCCTCGTTCACGGACGATCTGACCCGGGTGCTCGGGTCGGTGTCCACGGGCGATGTGCAGAATCTGACGGTGTCCGCGCTGCTGATGCGGATGATGCGGGCGCCGGGCGCCGGGGTCGCCCCGGGACAGATCCAGCAACTGCTCTCCGCAGCGAACGAGTTGGGACTGGCCGACCTGCCGGTCTCGGCGATGGCCGGGGCGGATGTCCCCGCGGTGACCGGAGCGGCGGACGCCTCCGCCGTACCCGTCTCGCGGAACGGGTCGACGCCGGTCGCCCAGGCCCTGTAG